The Solanum lycopersicum chromosome 9, SLM_r2.1 genome window below encodes:
- the LOC101255830 gene encoding uncharacterized protein isoform X2, which translates to MSQSSYQVGDFLCHVMEVESFEDEEVAKLLNDWFVSIKVDREERPDVDKVYMTYVQALYGGGGWPLSAFLSPDLKPLMGGTYFPPEDKFGRPGFKTILRKVKEAWNSKRDTLIQSGAFAIEQLSEALAATSTSNKLSDEVPQTALRKCADHLAESYDSKYGGFGSAPKFPRPVEMQLMLYDSKRSGETGNSGEAKNALKMVLFTLECMARGGIHDHVGGGFHRYSVDECWHVPHFEKMLYDQGQLVNVYLDAFCITKDVYYSSLSRDILDYLRRDMIGPSGEIFSAEDADSYESEGASRKKEGAFYVWTSTEVDNIVGEHATLIKNHYYIKPSGNCDLSRKSDPHNEFKDKNVLIERSTTSALASKHALPVEEYLDILGNARLKLFDVRSKRPRPHLDDKVIVSWNGLVISSLARASKILKGEPEGTRFYFPVTGTNPKEYMDVAEKATYFIRKHLYNEQTRRLQHSFRNGPSKAPGFLDDYAFLIAGLLDLYEFGGSVFWLGWALELQEIQDELFLDKTGGGYFNTTGEDPSVLLRVKEDHDGAEPSGNSVSVINLVRLASMVAGEKSKLYRETGEHVLAVFEKRLKEAAVAVPLMCCAADMLAIPSRKQVVIVGVKSSEEFESMVTAAHAAYDPNKTVIHIDPKDAEDVAFWEETNRNIALMAKNNAAADKVVALVCQNFTCSPPVSDPKALESLLSQ; encoded by the exons ATGTCCCAATCTTCTTATCAAGTCGGTGATTTTTT GTGTCATGTTATGGAAGTTGAATCTTTTGAAGACGAAGAGGTAGCCAAATTGCTAAATGATTGGTTCGTTAGCATCAAG GTTGATAGAGAGGAGCGTCCAGATGTTGATAAG GTGTACATGACATATGTGCAAGCCTTatatggtggtggtggttggCCACTAAGTGCCTTCCTTTCACCTGATTTGAAGCCTTTGATGGGTGGGACTTACTTTCCACCAGAGGACAAATTTGGAAGGCCGGGATTTAAAACTATACTTAG GAAAGTGAAGGAAGCGTGGAATAGCAAGAGAGATACGCTTATCCAGAGTGGGGCATTTGCAATAGAACAATTATCAGAAGCCTTGGCGGCAACTTCAACATCAAATAAGCTCTCAGATGAGGTTCCGCAAACCGCTCTGCGTAAATGTGCTGATCAT CTGGCGGAAAGTTATGATTCAAAATATGGTGGTTTTGGTTCTGCACCCAAATTTCCCAGGCCAGTTGAGATGCAGCTGATGCTTTACGACTCAAAGAGGTCTGGAGAGACTGGAAACTCAGGTGAAGCCAAGAATGCTCTAAAAATGGTCTTATTCACTTTAGAGTGCATGGCAAGGGGTGGTATCCATGATCATGTTGGTGGTGGTTTTCACAGATACAGTGTAGATGAATGCTGGCATG TTCCACATTTCGAGAAAATGCTATATGATCAAGGTCAACTTGTTAATGTCTATCTGGATGCCTTTTGTATTACAAAGGATGTGTATTATTCAAGTTTGTCTCGTGATATACTTGACTACCTGAGAAGGGATATGATTGGTCCAAGTGGTGAAATATTTTCGGCTGAAGATGCTGATAGTTATGAATCTGAAGGTGCCTCACGGAAAAAGGAGGGTGCTTTCTATGTCTGGACTAGTACTGAG GTCGACAACATAGTAGGCGAGCATGCAACACTCATCAAAAATCACTACTATATAAAACCCTCAGGTAATTGTGATCTTTCAAGAAAGAGTGATCCACATAATGAATTCAAGGACAAGAACGTGCTAATAGAAAGAAGTACTACTTCTGCACTGGCATCAAAACATGCTTTGCCTGTTGAGGAGTATCTTGATATCCTAGGGAATGCTCGCCTAAAACTTTTTGATGTGAGGTCGAAACGTCCCCGACCGCATCTGGATGATAag GTTATTGTATCATGGAATGGACTAGTGATTTCATCTCTGGCCAGGGCGTCAAAAATCCTGAAGGGAGAACCAGAGGGAACAAGATTTTACTTTCCAGTAACTGGCACCAAT CCCAAGGAGTACATGGATGTCGCTGAGAAAGCAACATATTTTATTAGGAAACACCTTTATAATGAACAGACGCGCAGGCTCCAGCATAGCTTCAGGAATGGTCCCTCCAAAGCGCCTGGATTTCTAGATGATTATGCATTTCTAATAGCAGGTCTACTGGATCTTTATGAATTCGGCGGTTCAGTCTTCTGGTTGGGTTGGGCACTAGAACTTCAGGAGATACAG GACGAGTTATTTCTCGACAAAACCGGAGGAGGTTACTTTAACACAACTGGTGAAGATCCTTCTGTTCTTCTACGTGTGAAAGAAGATCATGATGGGGCTGAGCCTTCAGGGAATTCCGTTTCTGTGATTAATCTAGTGAGATTGGCCTCTATGGTTGCTGgtgaaaaatcaaaactttacaGAGAGACCGGAGAACATGTCCTG GCGGTTTTTGAGAAGAGGTTGAAAGAAGCAGCTGTTGCTGTGCCACTGATGTGCTGTGCAGCAGATATGCTGGCTATTCCGTCCAGAAAGCAAGTAGTTATAGTCGGAGTGAAGTCTTCTGAGGAGTTTGAAAGCATGGTTACCGCTGCTCATGCAGCATATGATCCTAACAAGACG GTGATCCATATCGATCCCAAGGATGCAGAAGATGTGGCATTTTGGGAAGAAACTAATAGAAATATTGCTCTGATGGCGAAAAACAATGCTGCTGCGGACAAAGTGGTAGCCCTTGTTTGCCAAAACTTCACATGTAGCCCTCCAGTCAGTGACCCGAAAGCTCTTGAATCGTTGCTCTCGCAGTAG
- the LOC101255830 gene encoding uncharacterized protein isoform X1: MAWRFAPFLHINPKFSTIFASANSSSMLNKLLISSSSSSFRYLCKSTKPFFRVLPMAEQQQQSSSLSTSSHTHKHTNRLASEHSPYLLQHAHNPVDWYPWGEEAFAEARKRDVPIFLSIGYSTCHWCHVMEVESFEDEEVAKLLNDWFVSIKVDREERPDVDKVYMTYVQALYGGGGWPLSAFLSPDLKPLMGGTYFPPEDKFGRPGFKTILRKVKEAWNSKRDTLIQSGAFAIEQLSEALAATSTSNKLSDEVPQTALRKCADHLAESYDSKYGGFGSAPKFPRPVEMQLMLYDSKRSGETGNSGEAKNALKMVLFTLECMARGGIHDHVGGGFHRYSVDECWHVPHFEKMLYDQGQLVNVYLDAFCITKDVYYSSLSRDILDYLRRDMIGPSGEIFSAEDADSYESEGASRKKEGAFYVWTSTEVDNIVGEHATLIKNHYYIKPSGNCDLSRKSDPHNEFKDKNVLIERSTTSALASKHALPVEEYLDILGNARLKLFDVRSKRPRPHLDDKVIVSWNGLVISSLARASKILKGEPEGTRFYFPVTGTNPKEYMDVAEKATYFIRKHLYNEQTRRLQHSFRNGPSKAPGFLDDYAFLIAGLLDLYEFGGSVFWLGWALELQEIQDELFLDKTGGGYFNTTGEDPSVLLRVKEDHDGAEPSGNSVSVINLVRLASMVAGEKSKLYRETGEHVLAVFEKRLKEAAVAVPLMCCAADMLAIPSRKQVVIVGVKSSEEFESMVTAAHAAYDPNKTVIHIDPKDAEDVAFWEETNRNIALMAKNNAAADKVVALVCQNFTCSPPVSDPKALESLLSQ, from the exons ATGGCATGGAGGTTCGCACCATTTCTTCATATAAACCCCAAATTTTCCACCATTTTTGCTTCTGCAAATTCATCTTCTATGCTCAATAAACTCTTgatttcttcatcatcttcctcaTTTCGGTACTTGTGTAAATCAACTAAGCCCTTTTTTCGTGTTCTTCCCATGGcggaacaacaacaacaatcatcATCACTCAGTACTTCTTCCCATACCCATAAACACACCAATCGTCTCGCTTCTGAACATAGTCCTTACCTTCTTCAGCACGCTCATAATCCG GTTGATTGGTATCCATGGGGTGAGGAAGCGTTTGCTGAAGCTCGTAAAAGAGATGTCCCAATCTTCTTATCAA TTGGTTACAGTACATGTCATTG GTGTCATGTTATGGAAGTTGAATCTTTTGAAGACGAAGAGGTAGCCAAATTGCTAAATGATTGGTTCGTTAGCATCAAG GTTGATAGAGAGGAGCGTCCAGATGTTGATAAG GTGTACATGACATATGTGCAAGCCTTatatggtggtggtggttggCCACTAAGTGCCTTCCTTTCACCTGATTTGAAGCCTTTGATGGGTGGGACTTACTTTCCACCAGAGGACAAATTTGGAAGGCCGGGATTTAAAACTATACTTAG GAAAGTGAAGGAAGCGTGGAATAGCAAGAGAGATACGCTTATCCAGAGTGGGGCATTTGCAATAGAACAATTATCAGAAGCCTTGGCGGCAACTTCAACATCAAATAAGCTCTCAGATGAGGTTCCGCAAACCGCTCTGCGTAAATGTGCTGATCAT CTGGCGGAAAGTTATGATTCAAAATATGGTGGTTTTGGTTCTGCACCCAAATTTCCCAGGCCAGTTGAGATGCAGCTGATGCTTTACGACTCAAAGAGGTCTGGAGAGACTGGAAACTCAGGTGAAGCCAAGAATGCTCTAAAAATGGTCTTATTCACTTTAGAGTGCATGGCAAGGGGTGGTATCCATGATCATGTTGGTGGTGGTTTTCACAGATACAGTGTAGATGAATGCTGGCATG TTCCACATTTCGAGAAAATGCTATATGATCAAGGTCAACTTGTTAATGTCTATCTGGATGCCTTTTGTATTACAAAGGATGTGTATTATTCAAGTTTGTCTCGTGATATACTTGACTACCTGAGAAGGGATATGATTGGTCCAAGTGGTGAAATATTTTCGGCTGAAGATGCTGATAGTTATGAATCTGAAGGTGCCTCACGGAAAAAGGAGGGTGCTTTCTATGTCTGGACTAGTACTGAG GTCGACAACATAGTAGGCGAGCATGCAACACTCATCAAAAATCACTACTATATAAAACCCTCAGGTAATTGTGATCTTTCAAGAAAGAGTGATCCACATAATGAATTCAAGGACAAGAACGTGCTAATAGAAAGAAGTACTACTTCTGCACTGGCATCAAAACATGCTTTGCCTGTTGAGGAGTATCTTGATATCCTAGGGAATGCTCGCCTAAAACTTTTTGATGTGAGGTCGAAACGTCCCCGACCGCATCTGGATGATAag GTTATTGTATCATGGAATGGACTAGTGATTTCATCTCTGGCCAGGGCGTCAAAAATCCTGAAGGGAGAACCAGAGGGAACAAGATTTTACTTTCCAGTAACTGGCACCAAT CCCAAGGAGTACATGGATGTCGCTGAGAAAGCAACATATTTTATTAGGAAACACCTTTATAATGAACAGACGCGCAGGCTCCAGCATAGCTTCAGGAATGGTCCCTCCAAAGCGCCTGGATTTCTAGATGATTATGCATTTCTAATAGCAGGTCTACTGGATCTTTATGAATTCGGCGGTTCAGTCTTCTGGTTGGGTTGGGCACTAGAACTTCAGGAGATACAG GACGAGTTATTTCTCGACAAAACCGGAGGAGGTTACTTTAACACAACTGGTGAAGATCCTTCTGTTCTTCTACGTGTGAAAGAAGATCATGATGGGGCTGAGCCTTCAGGGAATTCCGTTTCTGTGATTAATCTAGTGAGATTGGCCTCTATGGTTGCTGgtgaaaaatcaaaactttacaGAGAGACCGGAGAACATGTCCTG GCGGTTTTTGAGAAGAGGTTGAAAGAAGCAGCTGTTGCTGTGCCACTGATGTGCTGTGCAGCAGATATGCTGGCTATTCCGTCCAGAAAGCAAGTAGTTATAGTCGGAGTGAAGTCTTCTGAGGAGTTTGAAAGCATGGTTACCGCTGCTCATGCAGCATATGATCCTAACAAGACG GTGATCCATATCGATCCCAAGGATGCAGAAGATGTGGCATTTTGGGAAGAAACTAATAGAAATATTGCTCTGATGGCGAAAAACAATGCTGCTGCGGACAAAGTGGTAGCCCTTGTTTGCCAAAACTTCACATGTAGCCCTCCAGTCAGTGACCCGAAAGCTCTTGAATCGTTGCTCTCGCAGTAG